One segment of uncultured Fibrobacter sp. DNA contains the following:
- a CDS encoding lysylphosphatidylglycerol synthase transmembrane domain-containing protein translates to MSKLNGRLKSILVFCLKLVVTLVPAYFVYKNIVMAPDWSIDDLYTLFSTHSVWPLIVALLCLGLSNFTACLQWKLLLERQNVQMGYGHLLKLYYVGLFFNNFMPGNVGGDAKKIYDIRMQGGQDTVGAGLTATFFDRLFGLFFITLFALAMGLMFFMHDAAQRSFMWPSVWIFLGFCALFAALCSRRLGNLLCKILTKIFPKKINERLIHMFERFQNFRSVKLWVLISALSAVTQSLRIFVHYFCGIAVGVDLSISWYFYYIPLVAIVSALPISIGGFGPRELLAQSLFARAGVPGLESVVIQLLAYLVSLVLSLFGAFVFLLGGAPAGVNGNAVRDDSALENGTATADSK, encoded by the coding sequence ATGAGTAAGTTGAACGGTCGCCTGAAATCGATCCTGGTATTTTGCCTCAAGTTGGTGGTAACGCTCGTTCCGGCTTACTTTGTCTACAAGAACATTGTGATGGCGCCCGACTGGAGTATCGACGACCTGTACACCCTCTTTAGCACCCATAGCGTATGGCCCCTGATTGTGGCGCTTTTGTGCCTGGGACTTTCGAACTTTACGGCGTGCCTGCAGTGGAAACTCCTGCTAGAGCGGCAGAATGTGCAAATGGGCTACGGGCACCTGCTCAAGCTTTACTACGTGGGGCTTTTTTTCAACAACTTTATGCCGGGGAATGTAGGTGGCGACGCCAAGAAAATTTACGACATCCGTATGCAGGGCGGACAGGATACAGTAGGCGCAGGGCTTACGGCCACCTTTTTTGACCGACTGTTCGGACTTTTCTTTATTACGTTGTTTGCGCTTGCGATGGGCCTGATGTTCTTTATGCACGATGCTGCCCAACGTTCCTTCATGTGGCCCTCGGTCTGGATTTTCCTTGGTTTCTGTGCTCTGTTTGCCGCTCTTTGCAGCCGTAGGCTCGGAAACCTCCTGTGCAAGATTCTGACGAAGATTTTCCCGAAAAAAATTAACGAGCGCCTGATTCACATGTTCGAACGGTTCCAAAATTTCCGCTCGGTAAAGCTGTGGGTACTTATCAGCGCCCTTTCTGCGGTCACGCAGTCGCTCCGCATTTTTGTCCACTATTTTTGCGGAATCGCAGTCGGGGTCGATCTTTCGATTTCGTGGTACTTCTACTATATCCCGCTGGTCGCAATCGTGAGTGCGCTCCCGATATCGATTGGTGGCTTTGGTCCGCGTGAACTTCTGGCGCAGTCGCTGTTTGCCCGTGCCGGGGTTCCGGGACTTGAATCGGTAGTCATTCAGCTGCTGGCCTACCTTGTAAGCTTGGTGCTGAGCCTGTTCGGTGCTTTCGTATTCTTGCTCGGAGGTGCTCCGGCAGGTGTGAACGGAAACGCGGTACGCGATGATTCCGCTTTGGAAAACGGCACGGCGACAGCCGATTCGAAATGA
- a CDS encoding glycosyltransferase family 4 protein, whose protein sequence is MNILVVNYRDRLHPAAGGAEKHLHRIFSLVAEAGHKVVLLTTAFAGCKPRETVDGIEVIRKGGDLLFQLTAAMNIRSLDREFNFDVVVEDLNKLPLFTPFLIKKPVVVQMHHLWRGSIFHEAAFPVAFVVWAFERMIPFFYTKQPFIVVSPSTRRELSEIGVEEDRISVIYNGSDDVDPIQKEPGSDDVEPTQMEPGSDDVEPTTLPEESAPGEETDETPSTPYFLWLSRVHRYKGIWTALEAFEKFAENHPDVKLVVAGDGPLLKKIPAWLNQRGLSDRVDLLGFVSTAKKRKLLQNAVALLQTSYKEGWGLTVVEAAKLGTTTIACDVPGLRDSVRNGETGLLFPVGDAESCAFEMDRIYSNDDLRMRLAQAAREYADEFRWDIAAEMTLDLLQDTVIQHQVSEASDE, encoded by the coding sequence ATGAACATCCTCGTAGTCAATTACCGCGATCGCCTTCACCCTGCCGCAGGGGGAGCCGAAAAGCACCTTCACCGTATTTTTTCGCTGGTTGCCGAAGCGGGGCACAAGGTTGTGCTCCTCACGACGGCGTTCGCCGGTTGTAAGCCCCGCGAGACTGTCGATGGAATCGAGGTCATCCGCAAGGGTGGCGATCTGCTGTTCCAGCTTACGGCGGCAATGAATATCCGGAGTCTCGACCGCGAATTCAACTTCGATGTGGTGGTCGAGGACTTGAACAAGCTTCCGCTGTTTACGCCGTTTTTGATCAAGAAACCGGTGGTGGTGCAGATGCATCACCTGTGGCGTGGCTCCATTTTCCACGAGGCGGCGTTCCCGGTGGCGTTTGTGGTTTGGGCTTTCGAGCGGATGATTCCGTTCTTCTATACGAAACAGCCCTTCATTGTGGTGAGCCCGAGTACGCGTCGCGAACTTTCTGAAATCGGCGTCGAAGAAGACCGCATCTCGGTCATCTATAACGGTTCCGATGACGTTGACCCGATACAAAAGGAACCTGGCTCGGATGACGTGGAACCGACACAAATGGAGCCTGGCTCGGATGACGTGGAGCCGACCACCCTTCCTGAAGAAAGTGCTCCTGGGGAGGAAACGGACGAAACCCCGTCGACACCTTATTTCCTGTGGCTTTCGCGTGTGCACCGCTACAAGGGAATCTGGACGGCTCTAGAAGCCTTTGAAAAATTTGCGGAGAATCACCCGGACGTAAAACTCGTGGTGGCAGGCGACGGACCGCTCCTGAAAAAGATTCCGGCGTGGTTGAACCAGCGGGGCCTTTCGGACCGTGTGGATCTGTTGGGGTTTGTCTCCACGGCCAAAAAACGAAAACTGTTGCAGAATGCGGTAGCCCTTTTGCAGACAAGCTACAAGGAAGGCTGGGGCCTTACCGTAGTCGAGGCGGCGAAACTTGGTACAACGACAATCGCCTGCGATGTGCCGGGACTGCGCGACAGTGTGCGGAACGGCGAGACGGGACTCCTTTTCCCGGTAGGGGATGCGGAATCCTGCGCCTTCGAGATGGACCGCATTTACAGCAACGACGACCTGCGGATGCGCCTTGCTCAAGCGGCAAGGGAATATGCCGATGAATTCCGCTGGGACATTGCTGCCGAAATGACTCTTGACCTTTTGCAGGATACGGTCATTCAGCATCAGGTGTCGGAGGCTTCCGATGAGTAA
- a CDS encoding class I SAM-dependent methyltransferase: MSIKEPDQSVWNKFWQQKNDMDKVYPSSPSVLNTIKKNFKLEGLKVLEVGAGTGRDSAELARLGADVYVLDYAENSLKIVDAIRAKDNLYDNLKLVRGDAFKAPFPDCTFDLVFHQGLAEHFKDSLPLIKENYRILKHGGHCLCDVPQTVHPYTVIKHILIAMDKWFAGWEKQFTMPQLKKLMTDAGFECIYQYGDWMRPNLFYRILREVGFKVGVELPKYPLQGTAYQKAKDAILDALENNSLMHYTQLCIGVLGRKP; this comes from the coding sequence ATGTCTATTAAAGAACCTGATCAGTCGGTATGGAATAAGTTCTGGCAACAGAAGAACGATATGGACAAGGTTTACCCTTCGTCTCCGTCGGTCCTGAATACGATTAAGAAGAATTTTAAGCTCGAGGGCCTCAAGGTTTTGGAGGTCGGAGCCGGTACCGGTCGCGACAGTGCTGAACTGGCCCGCCTGGGTGCCGACGTCTATGTGCTGGATTACGCCGAAAACAGTTTGAAAATTGTGGACGCCATTCGCGCGAAGGATAACCTTTACGATAACCTGAAGCTTGTGCGCGGCGATGCGTTCAAGGCGCCGTTCCCGGATTGCACCTTTGACCTGGTGTTCCATCAGGGGCTGGCCGAGCATTTTAAGGATTCGCTCCCGCTGATCAAGGAAAATTACCGCATCTTGAAACACGGCGGTCACTGTCTGTGCGACGTGCCGCAGACCGTCCATCCGTATACCGTTATCAAGCATATTCTGATTGCCATGGACAAGTGGTTTGCCGGCTGGGAAAAACAGTTCACCATGCCGCAGCTGAAAAAGCTCATGACCGATGCAGGTTTTGAATGTATCTACCAGTATGGCGACTGGATGCGCCCGAACCTGTTCTACCGAATCCTCCGCGAAGTGGGATTCAAGGTGGGCGTGGAACTGCCGAAGTATCCGTTGCAGGGTACGGCCTACCAGAAGGCAAAAGATGCGATTCTGGATGCGCTCGAAAACAATTCGCTTATGCACTATACGCAGCTGTGCATTGGAGTCCTGGGCAGAAAGCCCTAG
- a CDS encoding RNA polymerase sigma factor RpoD/SigA: MHIDSTDTTLKRYLEDIRRTAPLSREEEQILFQKAKEGDKIARKKLISANMRFVLKVAIQYRGCPIPLPDLVSEGAMGLVRAIESFEHTRGLKFISYGVWWIKAYITRAINEQGNLIRLPANQHLRVRKALHEQSRGKEINEEIRELIQIGQRGVSFDSPLKADSKATYAEVLPDGTATNPENESEIQSVEALARDLMEQLPEREAKVITGIFGINQEAPQTLREVGESMNISHERVRQLRDQALRRIRKYNSKEFLQDKKEAFLAAINK; encoded by the coding sequence ATGCATATTGATTCAACAGATACTACACTAAAAAGATACCTAGAAGATATTCGACGCACAGCACCCCTTTCCCGCGAAGAAGAACAGATTCTTTTCCAGAAAGCAAAAGAAGGCGACAAGATCGCCCGTAAAAAGCTGATTTCCGCAAACATGCGTTTCGTTCTGAAAGTCGCCATCCAGTACCGCGGCTGCCCGATTCCGCTGCCTGACCTAGTGAGCGAAGGCGCCATGGGACTCGTGCGCGCCATTGAATCTTTCGAACACACCCGTGGTCTTAAGTTCATTAGCTACGGCGTTTGGTGGATCAAGGCTTATATTACCCGCGCCATCAACGAGCAGGGCAACCTGATCCGCCTTCCGGCGAACCAGCACCTCCGCGTACGCAAGGCTTTGCACGAACAGAGCCGCGGTAAGGAAATCAACGAAGAAATCCGCGAACTCATCCAGATCGGTCAGCGCGGCGTTTCTTTCGACAGCCCGCTGAAGGCGGATTCCAAGGCGACGTACGCCGAAGTGCTCCCCGATGGCACCGCGACGAACCCGGAAAACGAATCCGAAATCCAGAGCGTCGAGGCTTTGGCCCGCGACCTTATGGAACAGCTCCCGGAACGCGAAGCCAAGGTGATCACCGGTATCTTCGGCATTAACCAGGAAGCTCCGCAGACGCTGCGTGAAGTGGGTGAATCCATGAACATATCCCACGAACGTGTCCGTCAGTTGCGCGACCAGGCTCTCCGCCGCATCCGCAAGTACAACAGCAAGGAATTCCTGCAGGACAAGAAGGAAGCGTTCTTGGCCGCCATTAATAAGTAG